The following is a genomic window from Eubalaena glacialis isolate mEubGla1 chromosome 18, mEubGla1.1.hap2.+ XY, whole genome shotgun sequence.
TTTGATTTCTCTCATCATTTTTTGTTCGCCCTTGTTTAACATCCCTGCAGAGCTTCTTTTGCTCGGCAGTTAGTTAACTGCACTGAGCCTTggctcctcctctgtaaaatagagTTAATAACAAAGCTGAAATGAGTAAATTGAGCTGATGCATCTGAAACACTTAAAAGAGTGTCTGGCAATTAGTTAACTGCTATTAGTGTTATAGTATTAGTATTGTTATCATTTCTTGCTTTTAGCGGCCACACCCAGACCACACTCTGGTATGAAAAAGCCACTCGAggtctagggggaaaaaaagcaaggtaCTACCCTTGGCTACACAAAGGCTAAGTGGTTGAAAATGTTGACATCCAAATTAGATGTGCTTTCTTCTGATAAAAACCCCTCCACCCATCCCTCTCTCCAGATGTGGGTGCTTCCAGTGTTAAGTGGGGACACAGATTAAATTGGGAGATCTGGGGAGTTGCTGCAACTGTCACATTTGTAAGATTTGCGGGGGTGGGTGAGGTGGGTGGGGGGATTTTCCCAGCCATCAGAATGGGACTGGAGTGCCATCTGAGCCCACAGCTTACTAAACACCAATATTACTGAAACATACATCCTGCCAGCAGAGAGCTTGTTAATTTACATTCCTCTAGACCCTTTGGGGACCTGAATACAGGGAAGGGTCCTGAGCTGTAACAGTTTAATTTCTGTCATCCTCAACAAATAAAGCTCCCATAAGAATATAAAGAAGCTCTGTACTGGGGatgaagaaatatttgctgaacattGGGTCCCAGTCATCTCTCCAGCCTCAATCCCTGTCCCCCAAACATGCTgcctctttttttattctttgaatcaGCCGAACTcctccctgcctcagggcctttgcacatgcttttcTTGCCCTTAACCTTTGCAAGGCTGGCTCCTTTGTGTCATTCAATCTCTGCTCCGATGCCACCTCTTTGAGGCCTTCCCAATCACCCTTGCAAATACTGCCCCCCCATCACTTGCTTTCATAAAACTATGTTTTATTTCCTGCACAGCCCTTACCACTCTCTGAAATTACCCTGTTTATGCAGTTTCCTGaccataggattttttttaacctttttttgctATTCCAACAACTTTGTGATCAATCCtctctattaaatattttcttttaaaaatacctaccatgggtttctgttttccttctttaagACATTTTACTAGCATTTGTCAGAAAACTTTCATACTACAGGTTTTATGGGAATGAGACACTTAAGACTGCATCTGCCTGAAATGtgccaaaataaataagacaaaaccGTGATGTATATTGTCTGAAGGGTGGCCCTTAGATGTGATACCTTTATTCAGGGCACATCCTGCCCTTCTATACAACACAGCCTTGATCTCTCCCTTGAGACCTGTGCTGTCTAATACAGTGGCCATTAGCTATATGGGGCCCTTGAGCACTTGAAACATGGCTAGTCCAGATTGAGATATGCTGTCAGTGTAAAAATACTCACTGgcacaaacaaaccaaaaacaaacaaacaaaaaaatagaaaacatagaaaaaaaagaaaaaacaaataaaacaaaaaacaaatacacactgGCTTTCAAAGACTTACTGTGagaataaaagaatgtaaaacattCCATTCATAATTCTTTTACATTAATTACCATttgaaatgatggtacttgggaTACATGGGATTAAATAGGGTATATTATTACAATAGTCAATTTCAgctgtgttttacttttttttacatgtagctactGGAATGTTTAACATTACatgtaaggacttccctggtggtccagtggttaagactccgcgcttccacagcagggggcacaggttcgatccctggtcatggaactaagatcccacatgccgcacagtggggggaaaaaaaaaccccacaaaaaacaaataaaattacttGTAAGGCTCACAATATTTTTACTGGACAGCACTACTCCAGAATATGAGCTCTGTGAGCACCGATTTGATCATCGCAGGGTCCCCAGCACATAGCAAGGTTCCAGGTTACATGGTTGGTTTCAGTGTGTATCTGCTGAATGAACGGAGAAGTCTCTAGCCTTACCTTGCAGGAGTCTCTGCCGGCCTGGTCACCAGCACacaacatagtgtcatctatctGATTTGGATAGGCCGTCTTGCACCTGTCATCACTTAGCACAGTGATGTTCAAGCACTGGAGGACTCTGGGGAAGGTAGCTGTCAAACAGAGAAATGCAGAGCAGGGCCACAGTGAGCGGCGGAGGAAGATGGGAAGGGGCAGAGTGctcagagacagagagggggaGAAGGCAGACATAGGTGGGCATCGAAAGGGACCTGGACACTCACCCTGGGGACTGCTGGTTGTTTCCCAGCCAGACACCAAGCAGCTGGTCCCAGCAGATGGACAATGGGAGGAGATGCTGATGGGCCTGACATGCGGAGTCTCACGGATTCTTTTGTTCAGTTTGATGAGCATGAGGTCGCTGGAGTGGCCGGGGTGGGAACAGCCAGGGTGGGGGATGGATTTGATCCCCTGAAACAGCTGCTGCCCGGATTCATATATGGGTGACAGGCAATGGTGGCCAAGACGGATTCTGAAAACTCTGAGGAAGATAGAGCTGATCACGACCAACTCTGACCCTTATCCCCATATCCAATGTCAACCCCAACGCCAAACCTACTCGCAACCCCAATCTCACCCCTATCCACAAATCCATCCCCAACACCATCTTTATCTTCAACCCCATGCCTATCCCCGCCTCAGTCACAACTCCAAACCcatctccatcccctcccccacgcTAACTCTAATCCTTTCCCCACACAGAAACCACCCACATATGCAGTCTCAACCCCAACTCTATCTAACCATGCCCAACGTCGAAGCCAACCATCTCCAACCCCACCCATAACTCTAATCCAAAGCCCATCTTCAATCCTATATCTATTCTGAAGCCTCACCCTATcgcaattccatttttatttccactCCATCCCAATCTCCACCCACCTCTAATTCTAGAGCCAAACCTAATTCTATCTTCATCCCAAACCATCAGCCTATGACCAAACCCAAATCCAACTCATTCTCGACCccaaacccaaccctaaccccagCCCCAATCTTTTACCCACCTCCAAATCATCAACATATGCATTCCCAGCTTCAAATTCAGCCATCTCCAATCCCACTCCTGTCTCTAATCCAACGCCATCTTCATCCTGTCCCATCCCACCTCCGATTCTAAAGCCAAACCAAATCACATCTCTACTCCTAACCATCCAACATTTGCATTCGTAGCCCCAAATCCAATTCATCCCTAACTCCCAGCCAGTACCACAAGCCCCTCCCCAATCtaaccccatccccaccccaactcTCCTCCCcaactctattctttttttttaattttatttatttatttatttatttatggctgtgttgggtcttcgtttctgtgcgaagggctttctctagttgcggcgagcgggggggccactcttcatcgcggtgcgcgggcctctcactatcgcggcctctcgttgcggagcacaggctccagacgcgcaggctcagtagttgtggctcacgggcccagccgctccacggcatgtgggatcttcctagatcagggctcgaacccgtgtcccctgcattggcaggcggactctcaaccactgcgccaccagggaagccccccagctcTATTCGAAATCCCATCCCCAGCTCTACCGCCTCCTGCTCCCTCATCCCCGTCCCATCCCCCCCACCTCCATGCCCCACCCCCCATCCAACCTCCCGCCCTCAGCCCTCCTCTCGGAGCCCCCACTCACTGCTTTCGGCAGCGGGCGGCCGTGAGCAGCCACGGCGAGTCCACCAACACGGCCCCGGAGTAGAGCTTGTTGGGTCCCGGCAACAGCGCACCCTGCCACGGCCGGCTGTGCCTCTCGCAGTCGGTCCCCTTCACGAGGCGGCTGCTGGTGCCGTCAGCCGCCCGGGTGTTCTCCCCggccccaggtcccaggtcccggGTGCTCCCGGAGGGCCCGACGGCAGAGGAGCTGTCGCAGGAAGCAACGCCATTTTCGAGAACAGGTTCTGGGGGcagaaaatggggggggggggtgccggAAACGGAGCTCGGGGGCGGGGCTTGGACTCAGGGGCGGGGCTTATAATCAAGAGGCGCGACCAGCCAGAGGACTTCTGACCTCCGAGGGGCGCTTTTGTTGCGGGCGGGCAGGGCTCTAGGGGCGGGACCTGGTTTTAAGAAGTGAGGGGGGTGTTCAGGCCTTAGCGAATGGGGTCTGGGCTAGAGTCGGCAGAGCCTGAGATGTGGGAGGGGCTTGAAATCGACTTGCGCAGGGCCAAGGCCAGGGTCCCGCGGAGGAGTCGATCCTATAAAGAGCCCTGACTTTGGGAGaacagggaggggctgggctctAGGAGCTGTGGTCAGGACCGGAGGTGGAGCCTGGCCCAAAGGAGGAGAGCCAAAGACGCTGGGCCTTTcttgggggaggggcacagcTCAAGGATCCCTGACTGTCGATGAAGTCTGGACTTGGGGTATGGATGGGGAAAAGGGGCAGAGTCAGAGCTTGTGGGCTGGGCCAGAGGTGGAGGAGCAGAACCAGGAAAAGTGCTCAGACTGGGGTGGGGCTcccgtggggtgggggggtggagagcAGAGCTATTTTGCGAATTCTCGAACACAAATGTGCCTCCTGAATTATCCTGCTAATACCCTTCTCCCTCACACAAACCTGCAGATAGGGGCATAGATATCCTACCCCATCACCGGTTCCCCCATCCTCTGTTCACGCGTTCACTTGTTTATATTCTTGCTGAGGACCCAGACAAGTGAAACCCTTCTTGCTGTCTTCATTTATGCACACAGTCCAAGAAACAGGCACACAACGGCTGTCACAGACGTGCACACGCACAGTTACACAGGGAGATGTGCGTCGTCTCCATAGGGACAGTTACACACATAGCTCTGCCTCGTGGTACACACGCTTCCCAGGTACACACATTCGAGGGCAGCCTTACATGatctcactcactcacacacagtgTTTTAGTGACCTGTGTATATATGCCTCGTGTGCAGACAGGTAGAGACTGCCACTCACTTCTGCAACAGCATGGTGACATGGTGACAAGGTTAGACTCAGTGGACCAAGCATGACACAGGGCAAGTCACCTAGCATCATCCACCTTCACACAGCCACTGTCTCGTGGTGACAGCCTCTTCTGCACACTCAGTCTGTCACAGGAGGGATGggcactccacacacacacacacacacagcgctGCACCATCACACATACAGCCTCCTACAGTCACACAGTCACCTACAGTCACCCATACGTAGACCCTCAGGCAGTCACATGTTTGCAAAGATAGCCACACATAATCTTGCACCCAACCACAATCACACAATCACAAACGGCTACCCGAAGGCACCTAGCCACACATTTTCATGGTGCCAAGCACTTTTGTCACACACAATCCTGTCACACAGGGACAGAGACCTacagttatacatacacagagCCAAGCAGCCACACACAGTAACACTCACAGTCAATGATACACACACAGCATCCTAAATGCACAAACACCCAGCCACACAATCACGTCTACAGCCTCAAAGAGTAGGCACACCTGTCACAGACGGTCACTCAGTATGGGAAGaggcaccacacacacacacacacacacacacacggtagcAGTCATACAGCCACACACAATCACAAATAAAGACAGACTCACATTCACCCAGCCTTGGAGCCATAACTAGTCACACGTGTTCCCCCAGTGCCACATAGAGAGTCACCAACAGCCCCACGACGCACAGTTAGCCTGTGTGCACACACTGGGATTCTGGGTACCTGTCACCCCCAGAATCAGTGCTGTGATCAGTGCACCGACCATCCGCGCCCAGGGGTCCAGCTGTAGCCAAGGTCATTGCAcctggcgggggtggggcggggaggaaaTGAGAGTGGGGAGGCCCAGGTGATTCTGGGAACCCTTATCCCACCCCcaccttcttccctcccctgTTTCTCAGAGCAGAGAGGGACCACGAGGACATGGCCCACCCAGAGCGCTGAGATGAGTTGAGACTCAGGGCTTATAGACTTCAGAGGAATCAACATCCAGCATCCTTCAGTCTCCGAGAGAGGATGGAGAGAGGATGGGGGATGCATCCCAGACCAGAGCCAACGCAAAGGCAGCTCTCCCTTCCTatgccccgccccccagccctcaCCTGCCACGTCCCCCAGGTAGGGGGTGGGGAACCCGCTCCCAGCTCAGTCGCAGACTCTCaggcccgcgccgccgccgctgtCCTGCAGCCGCCTACTCCTCTGCTTCTGGCACCCGGCCTGGGTTGTAACGACCCACTGATCCCTGGGGCGCATTCCCGGGTAGTGAGGCGCCCTGCCGGGCCTTAGCAACCACTCCTCCGGCCTCCCCCCGTCTCCACCCACAGAGCACCCCCCACCCAATGCCGAAGGCCACTCCCTACCTCCCTGGCCCCGGGATGGGGAGGGGTCTCCGGAGGTCTGGCGTCTCACCAGCTCTGGAGCGCCCTTAGCTcaagtgtttttctgtcttccccGTGCCTTCACTCATTCTACCTCCCTCCGCCCCCCTTCTCCTCATCTTTCCTTCtacccttccttctctctgtgttCCGCTTCCCTCGGAATCTTTCTGAGTCTCTCTCAGTATAAGGCGCCCACCCAGTGTCTCTttctgctgtatttttttttacagcctTATTGTGGTAAAACTGAGGTACAGTAAATATaccatatttaatgtgtacaatgtgatgagttTTGACCCACACACTTCCAACCATCACCCCAGTCAAGATAATGAACTAtcaccccaaaagtttcctcaggCCCCTTTATGTGTTTCTGTGATTCTCaattcatctctctttctctacaCCCCTGGGTCTCTCTCTgtagcttttcttttctgttatctctcttttctctgtgacACTACCCTTCCCTGTCTccctattctctgtttctatcccTGCATcatcttcttctctttcctctttttctccttctcctcctcctccttcttctttttctcccccttccccttcttctccttcttctttcttctccttctgcttctcctcctccttctccccccccccctttgtCACTGGCTCTGAGTATGTGTATCTTtgtgtctttctcttcctctatCTCCCTCACCCTCCATTTGGGCCAGGAAGACTCTGGCCCCTTTGCTGAGGGACCCCCTCAACCCCTTCTCTGCCCCTCACCCTGTGACCAGGGCCACCGGGCAGAAAGGGGCGGGGATCCAGTCTAGGCCCCCCGCAGGTGCCTTACgcagcctgcctggcacagccAGGTGTGGGTGAGATTTGGGCAGGGCCACCTGTCAATGGGGAAAGAGGCCAAGAGGCCAGGATAGGGGGTGGGTGGCTCCCGGCCTCTTGGGAAATGGGGCACTGGGTAGGGAACCCAAAAGGTGCCTCCCTCCCCGGTTCCTGGGCCATCCAGGGCTGCCTCTTCTGACCTCTTATCCCTTCCAGCTCTTCTTTCTGTCTGCCCCCAGCTCTATGCATCCATCTCTGTGTCTCCAAGTCTCTGTCTCCGCTAGGATATAAGAGCCAAAGACTCATTTGACacctatttactgagcatctacagtGTGCCAGACTCAGATCTGTCTgtgaagaaaaatagacaaagatgCTTGGAGATGCTGCCTTTGCAGAGCTCACATTCCTTGAGGGCAAAAACAAAGCTGTCTTGTTCACTTCTGTAATCCAGCACCTGTTGAATGGGAGGTTTTAGAGCCCTGAGACTCGTTTCAGTGTATAgggaaaaaacttaaaaacataaaattctgAGGTTTGGTTTGGCTATTGCAATGAATATTTCATGCATTAAGGTGACAAATCCAGCAGCCTACTTCTTTTAAGCCTACAGTCTTTTAAGTTTAGCTTACAAACCTTTTTATTCCAATTACGTGTTTTGATTACAAGAAgggttttgttgttggtttttgttttcattttgcattttaatttttttaattgaagtatagttgatttacaaagttgtgttaatttctgctgtacagcaaatcgtactgttttctttttttctttttataagtatATGGCtgagtctcttttttttaattaatttattttctttattatttatttttggctgcattgggtcttcgttgctgtgcgcgggctttctctggtttcggcgagcgggggctactcttcattgtggtgcccacggtcttcttattgcggtggtttctcgctgcggagcatgggctctaggggtgcgggcttcagtagttgtggcacgcgggctcagtagttgtggctcgcgggctctagagcacaggctcagtagttgtggcacacgggcttagttgctccgcggtgtgtgagatcttcccggaccagggctcgaacccgtgtcccctgcactggcaggcagattcttagccactgagccaccggggaagcccccagtgttttcttaggtcagtctcccaaggcaatagaaataaaaacaaaaataaacaaatgggacctaatcaaacttaaaaacttttgcacagcaaatgaggTAAGTCTTTATAATAATGTTGGGTCCCATTTACAAACTAAGTTAATTAACTatcttcaaacatttaaaaactacatttctgAAACCAACTCCATCTCTTCTGGAAGTCCTTCAGTTTTTAGGCAAACCTTCCAGAgcatgtaaataaatttatacatatgtatattttacttataaatatgATCAactgggacttcgctggtggtccagtggttaagactctgcactcccaatgcagggggcccaggttcgatccctggtcagcgaactagatcccacatgccgcaatcaagagcctgcatgctgcagctaaagatcctgcatgctgcaacgaagatcctgcgtgccacaactaagacccggcacagccaaataaataagtatataaataaataaatatttaaaaaaatatgatcaaCATTGCATTCTTTCAAGTATCCCAACACTGGATATAAACTTGGGATGACTCTAACTTAAAATTCACAGAGCAATGACCCATTCCAAGCTGAAGTCACAAGACTATCCCCACAGTAGATAAAATTCTAGTAGACATACAGACACCTTAAACACCAAACGTGCAGAGATTCTGCTTCCAACAATATTCATGTTAAGGGTTAAGTCTAggattttggggacttccctgatggtccagtggctaagactccgcactcacagtgcaggggtcccaggtttgatcgctggtcagggaactagatcccacgtgcatgccacaactaagagttcgcagggtcttccctggtggcgcagtggttgagaatctgcctgccaatgcaggggacacgggttcgagccctggtctgggaagatcccacatgccgcggagcaactaggcccgtgagccacaactgctgagcctgcacgtctggagcctgtgctccgcaacaagagaggccgcgatagtgaagaggcccgcgcaccgcgatgaagagtggcccccgcttgccgcaactagagaaagcccttgcacataaacgaagacccaacacagccaaaaataaatatgaataaataaaaattaaaaaaaatgacacatgACTGACTTTGAATACCTCCTATGGTGTGGCCGCTCTGTGTAACAATTTCCAACTTCATTCTACTCTGTGCTGGGCAAAAATAAGGTTGCGATAAATGTTTGTGAAGCAAATGGACCATTGTGTCTGACTCTCCCTCTGTTCCTAAATATTTCTCTGCTCGAAACTTCAGCTCCCACGTTGGAccctcttttccctttctctgggGAGCCACTTACCATCCCATTCGTCTTCCTGGGAGGATGCCTGGCTTAGATGTCGTTTTGTCTTTCTTGGAGATGGTGCAGTGGGGGTCAAGAGAGGAAGGCCTCTCTGACGACAGGGACAGACCTGGGGCTTGGGGATAGGGGTGCGTGCATCAGTGTGGGATCACGCGCGGTGCATGTGGGTGGAAGAACCCCAGAAAGCATGTAGAAGCCTGGGTCCTCACCCAGTTCTGCCTGTCTGCCCCCCTCATTTCGGGGAGGGCCTCCAGTCTCTACACCTCCCTGCCCATCCCCCTCTCCTCAAATGGACTGCAATGAGATCTTTCAAATACCCACATCTGAccctgtccttctttttctcaagGCCCTCAGGATCAAGGTCAAGTTCTTCTGCCTTGCACTCAGGGCCCAGCACCACCTTCCAGTGACCTACTTTCCCAGCCACATCACCCATTTCTCTGGCCTCAAACCCCAGCCCCCACCAGCCTGGATGATTTGCCATCTCTGGAACACACCAGATGTTCCCACACTCCCAGACTTTTCTGCAGGTCATTAGCATCTTGAGTATGTCACCCACCCAAACTTCTCCACAGGGTGAACTCATATTCAGCCTCCCTCTccagctctcccagccccagcccctgctcaGCCCTCATCTTCTCTCCCCGCACCATCACTTCTACTCCTCCCTGGCCTCTGGTCTCTCCTTTCCGGTCCATCCTGCACATGGCCCCAGAGCTGCTTCAGCTCACAtcccttccatggctccccactgctCTCAGGAGAAGCCCTAGCCTCTCAACCCGGGGTCTGAGGTCTTTTGGGATCTGGTCCCTGCTCTCTTTATCTCCCATCACTCTTACCCACACACAGTGGCCTCCCAGCCCTCTCATCTCCCTGCTTTTGCTGCTATAAGGAGAGTTTAGTGGAGCAAGCCACCCCTCAGGGCTAGCTATGTGGAAGAGACAAGGATGTCTTCCCAGGGAGGAGAAAAATCAAGCTGGGCTGTAAAAGGGAACTAAGGATATCTGGGCTTCAGAGAGGCAGAGGTGGGATAAAAGCAAAAAGTAccactaataataaaattcactctttattGTTCACAcgggtgtgccaggcactgctgtaTGCGTTTCACATGTTTACAGCCTTGAATCTCCCCAACCACATAGCCACCGCCTTATGAGGGATATAcgattattatccttattttagagatgagaaaatctACACACTGAAGGAAGGCACTTCCTGCGGTTGCACAGCTAAGCAAGTGGGGGAGCTGGGAGCCCAACTCAGGTTTGGCCAGACTTGGGACCACTTCTCTGTAGGAAGAAGTCGAGTCCATGGAATAATTGGGGAGGGAGAGATGCTTGGAAGGGATTTTCCTGTATTCTTTTAGTGGCAGGGTTGAGACCTTAGCTGGTGTTCCCATCACTCCTAGTGATGCAAGGATGGGGCTGGGGTAAAATCAGGGAGGATTTGTGCTGTGGTGTCACCACTTTTATTAAGTATTAAGGGTCGGGTCTGGGCAGGTGGGGGGAAGGTCAAGAGGTGGAGGTCACACATCAGGATCAGTTGGCCTGAATGGTTTTTCGGATCCAGTGGCCGTATCTGCAGACGTCGGTGTAGACGCCTGGCTTCTCCTTGGATCC
Proteins encoded in this region:
- the KLK5 gene encoding kallikrein-5; this encodes FLPPEPVLENGVASCDSSSAVGPSGSTRDLGPGAGENTRAADGTSSRLVKGTDCERHSRPWQGALLPGPNKLYSGAVLVDSPWLLTAARCRKQVFRIRLGHHCLSPIYESGQQLFQGIKSIPHPGCSHPGHSSDLMLIKLNKRIRETPHVRPISISSHCPSAGTSCLVSGWETTSSPQATFPRVLQCLNITVLSDDRCKTAYPNQIDDTMLCAGDQAGRDSCKGDSGGPVVCNGSLQGLVSWGDFPCAQPNRPGVYTSLCRFSTWIQDTIQSNS